The genomic region aaagacaTGAGAAACTGAATGAAGTTTATCTAATATGCTGGTGGCCCTGAGGATTGCTGCCACAATGCCAGTGACAGTTGCTGCTACAGAGGAGCGTCTGCTGATAGAAGCTGATTAAAACACATCTGAGATCCAGCAGGGGTCAGTGTTAAAGGACTTGTTCTTATAAGGGTGAGGCCACTGTCATCGACACTATAGATGCCTTTGCTGCAGGGACAGAGCTGCTTGTTCTTGTAGCTTTTGTTCAAATATTAAGCTGAACTGTTGTAATCATTTATATGCTGCTGATCATAAATTGCGTGTTTGTGTAGGGCCAcacaaagggtgtgtgtgtgtgtgcgtgtgcaggggggggggggggggggtcgtgtaTGCAGCGGGGTGGGACTCGCCTGGGGCACCAAATTGGGCCGGCCCTGGTCCCTAAGACATCCATGTAAAAGCGTCACGAGCAGAGGGCGAATCTTTAAAAAATATCGGTGGTGTAGCGGGTAGAGTACCTTACCACGATTCTAAAGAGGTGTCTCTTGTTTCAAAATAACAGTCGAATCAGGAGTTATTGCGGCGGAAAAGTCGAATCTGTCGATATCATGCAAACTTTACTtcagtctcctcctcctccttctcctcctcctccttctcccttctcctcctCCGCTCGGTCGATTCTTCTCAAACTCTGAGAAATCAGAGGCAAAAATGAACTCTCTGGTGAAATGGATTCTCATCCTGCTGGTCCTGATTTCGGTCATCCTAAACATCGTGCTGATTGGGATCCAGACTGGCCGGGTGCCCAAATGTTCCGTGCAGCGCGTGCACCCGCTGCGGGGCCAGCACGACGAAAGGAGCCTCGTGTTCGCTGACCTCACCCGGGAAGAATACTTGCAAATCCAACAGTTCATGCTAAAGGAGAAAAAGCTGCAGATCTCCACCAGGCAGACCACGGAACCATCTCAGAACTTTTTGTTCCTCATAGATCTGTCCTTACCGAAGAAAGCAGCGGCGCTCGCCTACCTGGACCGGAACGGCACCAAGCCCGTTAGAGAAGCCACGGTGGTGGTCTTCTACGGCTCATCTAGCACCATCGTGGAGTATGTGGTAGGGCCTCTTCCCAACCCGACCTACATGAGAGACGTGACCAAGGAGCGGTACCAAATGCACCTGCCCATCCGCAAGCGCCTTGTCACGATCGGAGAGTACTCCCTGATGTTTAAGTTCTTTGAGGAGAAGGTCTTCTCCAGGCTGAAAAAGCTGCTGGAGGAGAGCTTCGGAGTGGGTCGAGGCCAGTCTCTTAACGCGTTCGAGCAAATGCCCCGCGGGGTCCAGTCCGGGGACAGGAAGACGTGGGTGTCTTTCTTCAGGGACATGAGCGGCATGTACATCCACCCGGTGGGCTTCGAGGTTCTGCTGAACCACGAGAGCGCGAACGCGTCCCAGTGGAGCGTGGAGCAGCTGCTGTACAACGGCAAGTACTTCAGCTCAGTGGAGGAACTCAAACGGGAATACGATAACGGGGGTGTTAAGAAAATCGTTTACAAGAACTTTCCAGACTACGGCTCCCTGAAACCCAGAACCAAACCCCTACAGGTGGGTCCGCAGCAGTTTTACGCAGAGGGGAAGCGCTTCAGCGTCCAGGACAACCAGGTCCTGTACCTCGACTGGAGCTTCGCCTTCGGGATGAGCTCTCTGACCGGGATGAGGGTGTTTGATGTGCGTTTCCAGCAGGAGAGGATCGCGTATGAGATCAGCGTCCAGGAGGCCATGTCGGTGTACGGTTCCGTGACTCCAGGGATGATCCTCACAAAGTTTCTGGACTCCAGCATCGGAATCGGCCGCTTCGCACACGAACTAGTCCGCGGCGTGGACTGCCCCTACGAGGCCACCTATGTGGACACGTACCGATACATAGACGTCCCAGTACCGGTCCGGTTCAGGAATTCTATTTGCATATTTGAACACAACATGGGTCAGCCCCTACGGAGGCACTTTTCAGACTTCTTCCACAACAGCTTTGGCGGGATGGCAAACAGCGCCCTGGTGTTCCGGACCATCACAGCCATAGGAAACTATGACTACATGTGGGACTTCATCTTCTACCAGAGCGGGTCGCTGGAGGCCAAGGTGCACGCGACTGGATACATCTCCTC from Nothobranchius furzeri strain GRZ-AD chromosome 18, NfurGRZ-RIMD1, whole genome shotgun sequence harbors:
- the aoc2 gene encoding retina-specific copper amine oxidase, whose product is MNSLVKWILILLVLISVILNIVLIGIQTGRVPKCSVQRVHPLRGQHDERSLVFADLTREEYLQIQQFMLKEKKLQISTRQTTEPSQNFLFLIDLSLPKKAAALAYLDRNGTKPVREATVVVFYGSSSTIVEYVVGPLPNPTYMRDVTKERYQMHLPIRKRLVTIGEYSLMFKFFEEKVFSRLKKLLEESFGVGRGQSLNAFEQMPRGVQSGDRKTWVSFFRDMSGMYIHPVGFEVLLNHESANASQWSVEQLLYNGKYFSSVEELKREYDNGGVKKIVYKNFPDYGSLKPRTKPLQVGPQQFYAEGKRFSVQDNQVLYLDWSFAFGMSSLTGMRVFDVRFQQERIAYEISVQEAMSVYGSVTPGMILTKFLDSSIGIGRFAHELVRGVDCPYEATYVDTYRYIDVPVPVRFRNSICIFEHNMGQPLRRHFSDFFHNSFGGMANSALVFRTITAIGNYDYMWDFIFYQSGSLEAKVHATGYISSSYLVDGSLRYGHQVAENVLGNIHTHFINFKVDLDVSGVKNVFQTKDMEYVNVSLPWMPNRYAMVPQLVEKQLQTEQEAALRHDTKTPRYLHIASKKTNRWGHQHSYRLQVYSFAGDHLPESQAEERAMSWARYKVAITKHKDLEQTSSSLYNQNDIWSPAVDFSKFIEDNESIEDEDLVAWVTAGFLHIPHAEDIPNTVTVGNGGGVLLRPHNYFDEDPSVNSADAVYFDPGTKDSCKNNRMACLSQEMCSPVRESFTYNGFEGVMKFEDWD